The following coding sequences lie in one Homalodisca vitripennis isolate AUS2020 chromosome X, UT_GWSS_2.1, whole genome shotgun sequence genomic window:
- the LOC124369171 gene encoding anaphase-promoting complex subunit 4-like, with product MSGHIIRQLEERHVAIKVDLMVWSNKMDLLALSNSKGEIALHRLTWQRVWLLPPPTPDMVVRKLAWRPDGRVIAVAYVPKVMVVGEQVKGEVMLIDVENKDVLHSITVSDDVSCLVWLQEKQFHNYHLLTASTHSQDGSSDFLPKLPSLSRTFGSLPDNIEENLEDAKRIKDQMQLNFLLIGTCDGSLHLSVFGLFSCGVMNINKYMTDNEKDKHTSVLNAEMSSDMKSLHLLVAVDKNKFYAETVKEDSVVPKTDVDVSNQKENLGVETKVNEDNTTSNDLKAEDSKGKENSNKTSGDECEQVIEREFKIVILDTRVLSSRSRELHALSLKHGHIISLLDYLSQTMRSIIEAWENIYILEIESKLSKHAASLPEGSVSADFLELLLFGMPSESLGNFLMKDLNDKGIKKLGHSIELSHSNIQKLILKHLLSVGQSLAYHLAEMKGMAKLTDRFKVLGLEEETVAEAFSAAGAFLIKATEVQLVIDESMKRYKAFFRWLYAIILRITDDRIPDLTMSDLNQQDLEFIAEYLYKLDVKIDQDGVTKRHCYLDHLGQYLVNSDLTVPSNEENDNLWQRLLQQNPCLQEHFCVIKRCKNTSLLQQHDRLKEATTNVFKTPEYAIGNMFQLKEIVDIGKIACKRLSMCLVDDNMVLLSIIESNSPDSFQLIQIPTNGNKSDVRIKTVLFKTEDEVVMKCLDVQFYLPEVLSVLLEEKDENRNAVIVQMKSKTIYENTEDIINGNSLTGSIVTRQIPDLVASIFAVSGTRKVAIVLSKSRRKVRLFEMEAEDDDEEEEMVLLEPPANFAEAQKGYYKPITEEVVVDDEENSSNLDDSYKLVLDTSKTSSECNSSVKSYLEERGENN from the exons ATGTCAGGACATATAATTCGCCAACTTGAAGAACGACATGTTGCCATCAAAGTTGATTTGATGGTATGGTCTAACAAGATGGACCTTCTAGCTCTTTCCAACAGTAAAG GAGAAATAGCTCTTCACCGATTGACATGGCAGAGGGTTTGGCTACTGCCTCCTCCTACACCAGATATGGTTGTACGCAAACTGGCTTGGAGACCAGATGGCCGAGTAATCGCAGTTGCATATGTACCCA AAGTGATGGTGGTCGGAGAACAAGTGAAAGGAGAAGTAATGCTGATTGATGTTGAGAACAAAGATGTATTGCATTCAATCACTGTGTCAGATGATGTATCTTGCTTGGTCTGGTTACAAGAGAAGCAGTTTCACAACTACCATCTTTTGACTGCTTCCACTCACAGTCAG gaTGGGTCAAGTGATTTCTTGCCAAAACTTCCGTCTTTATCAAGAACGTTTGGCTCATTGCCTGATAACATAGAAGAGAACCTAGAAGATGCCAAAAGAATTAAGGACCaaatgcaattaaattttttGCTGATCGGAACTTGTGATGGCAGTTTACATTTGAGTGTATTTGGACTTTTCTCTTGTGGTGTGATGAATATAAACAAGTATATGACAGATAATGAAAAAGATAAGCATACCTCAGTATTGAATGCAGAAATGAGTTCTGATATGAAATCATTGCACTTATTAGTTGcagttgataaaaataaattttatgcagAAACTGTTAAGGAGGATAGTGTGGTCCCAAAAACAGATGTTGATGTTTCAAATCAAAAGGAAAATTTAGGTGTTGAAACAAAAGTTAATGAAGATAATACTACATCAAATGATTTGAAAGCAGAAGACAGTAAGGGGAAGGAAAATTCTAACAAAACATCTGGTGACGAATGTGAACAGGTTATTGAAAgggaatttaaaatagttatactaGATACAAGAGTTTTATCATCCAGATCTCGTGAGCTTCATGCCCTCTCTTTGAAACATGGACATATAATATCTCTACTAGATTACTTATCCCAAACAATGCGTTCTATAATTGAAGCGTGGGAAAACATATATATCTTAGAGATTGAATCAAAACTTTCCAAACATGCAGCATCACTTCCAGAAGGTTCTGTGTCAGCCGATTTCCTAGAATTGTTATTGTTTGGTATGCCTTCAGAATCCCTaggaaattttttaatgaaagatttaaatgataaagGCATTAAAAAGCTTGGCCATTCCATTGAACTAAGCCATTCTAATATACAAAAGTTAATATTGAAACATCTTTTATCTGTTGGACAAAGTCTTGCATATCACCTAGCAGAGATGAAGGGAATGGCAAAACTGACAGATCGTTTCAAAGTTTTGGGATTGGAAGAAGAAACTGTAGCAGAAGCTTTTAGTGCAGCTGGAGCTTTTCTGATAAAAGCCACTGAAGTCCAACTTGTCATAGATGAGAGTATGAAGAGGTACAAGGCATTTTTCCGGTGGCTTTATgctataattttaagaataacagATGATCGAATTCCAGACCTTACAATGTCAGATTTAAACCAACAGGATTTAGAGTTTATTGCAGAATACTTATACAAATTGGATGTTAAAATTGACCAGGATGGAGTGACAAAAAGACACTGTTATTTGGATCATTTGGGCCAATATTTGGTGAACAGTGATCTAACCGTCCCTAGCAATGAAGAGAACGACAACTTATGGCAACGGCTGCTGCAACAGAATCCTTGTCTTCAAGAACACTTTTGTGTTATTAAAAGGTGTAAAAATACATCTCTGCTTCAACAACACGACAGGCTAAAAGAGGCCacaactaatgtttttaaaactccGGAATATGCAATAGGAAACATGTTCCAATTGAAAGAAATTGTTGACATAGGTAAAATTGCTTGTAAGAGGTTATCTATGTGTTTAGTTGATGACAATATGGTTCTTTTAAGTATCATTGAATCAAATTCACCAGACAGCTTTCAGTTGATTCAAATTCCAACAAATGGAAACAAATCAGATGTTAGAATAAAAACTGTGTTATTTAAAACGGAAGATGAAGTTGTAATGAAGTGTTTGGATGTTCAGTTTTATCTTCCTGAAGTCCTATCAGTCCTTTTAGAAGAGAAAGATGAAAATAGAAATGCTGTCATTGTTCAGATGAAGTCCAAGACTATTTATGAGAACACAGAAGACATAATTAATGGCAATTCATTGACAGGTTCTATAGTAACACGTCAAATTCCAGATTTAGTAGCTTCAATTTTTGCTGTTAGTGGAACTCGTAAAGTAGCAATTGTTTTGTCTAAAAGCCGAAGGAAAGTTAGGCTTTTTGAAATGGAagctgaagatgatgatgaagaagaagaaatggTTCTACTAGAACCTCCAGCAAATTTTGCAGAAGCCCAAAAAGGGTACTACAAACCAATAACTGAAGAAGTAGTTGTTGATGATGAGGAAAACAGCTCCAATTTAGACGATTCCTACAAGTTAGTGTTAGATACCAGCAAAACCTCTTCAGAATGTAATAGCAGTGTAAAATCTTATCTAGAGGAAAGAGGAGAAAACAACTGA